From the Clupea harengus chromosome 15, Ch_v2.0.2, whole genome shotgun sequence genome, one window contains:
- the LOC116223675 gene encoding protein unc-93 homolog A-like produces the protein MIGRNLKNVLVVSFGFLSLFTAYGGLQSLQSSLNAEEGMGVISLSVVYASIIVSSMFLPHILIKNLGCKWTIVASMCCYITYSFGNLYPGWATLIPTSAILGLGGSPLWSAKCTYLTISGNRQAEKDNKKNEDTINMYFGVFFFIFQSSAVWGNLMSSLIFGQDAEIANIPEDQFQYCGAALCEDEFIQSGNSTRPAQHLVNTLLGCYIGVGVLAVIVVAVFLDNIDRDMAREFRSNRTPFCDTFLATFKLLKDKRLLMLIPLTMYSGFEQSFLSGEYTKNYVTCALGIHFVGYSMICFGAVNSLCSFAFGRLARYTGRIPLFCLAAVTNLSCIIALLLWRPHPDQLPVFFVFPALWGMADAVWQTQTNALYGILFADHKEAAFANYRMWESLGFVIAFAYSTFICLSIKLYILLAMLILTMITYLMVEYHHHKNPVSSESLTLNTITEKEKDTYIEEDIPKQTKM, from the exons atgattgGGCGGAATTTGAAAAATGTCCTTGTCGTATCCTTTGGATTTTTATCCCTCTTCACAGCATATGGAGGACTTCAGAGTTTACAG AGCAGCCTGAATGCTGAGGAGGGCATGGGCGTGATCTCTCTGAGTGTCGTCTATGCCTCCATCATCGTATCCTCCATGTTCCTGCCTCACATCCTCATCAAAAACCTGGGCTGCAAATGGACAATTGTGGCCTCCATGTGTTGCTATATCACATACTCGTTTGGGAACCTCTACCCTGGCTG GGCCACTCTCATTCCCACCTCGGCCATCCTCGGTCTGGGAGGCTCTCCTTTGTGGTCGGCCAAATGCACATACTTGACCATCAGTGGAAACCGGCAGGCTGAGAAGGACAACAAGAAAAATGAGGACACCATCAACATGTACTTTGGAGTCTTCTTCTTCATATTTCAGTCCTCTGCAGTGTGGGGAAACCTCATGTCATCCCTCATCTTCGGGCAAGATGCAGAAATAG ctAACATTCCAGAGGACCAATTCCAGTACTGCGGAGCAGCACTGTGTGAGGACGAGTTTATCCAGTCAGGAAATTCAACACGACCTGCACAACACCTTGTCAACACACTGCTCGGCTGCTACATTG GTGTAGGGGTGTTGGCCGTGATTGTGGTGGCTGTGTTCCTGGATAACATCGACAGAGACATGGCGAGGGAGTTCAGGAGCAACAGGACGCCATTTTGTGATACCTTCTTGGCCACCTTCAAGCTTCTGAAAGACAAGAGGCTGCTCATGCTCATTCCCTTGACTATGTACAGTGGCTTTGAGCAAAGCTTCCTGTCTGGTGAATACACCAAG AACTATGTCACCTGTGCATTGGGAATACATTTCGTTGGATACAGTATGATTTGCTTTGGGGCAGTAAATTCACTGTGTTCCTTTGCATTCGGGAGGCTCGCAAGATACACAGGGAGAATTCCCCTGTTTTGTTTGG CTGCTGTCACAAATCTCAGCTGCATCATTGCTCTCCTGCTCTGGAGGCCTCATCCAGACCAGCTTCCTGTGTTCTTTGTGTTTCCTGCTTTGTGGGGTATGGCAGATGCTGTCTGGCAAACCCAAACAAACG CACTCTATGGAATTCTGTTCGCTGATCACAAGGAGGCAGCGTTTGCCAACTACCGCATGTGGGAATCCCTGGGCTTCGTCATAGCATTCGCATACAGCaccttcatctgtctctccatcaagCTGTACATCCTCCTGGCCATGCTCATTCTCACCATGATCACCTACCTCATGGTGGAGTACCATCACCATAAGAATCCAGTGTCATCTGAAAGCCTCACCTTAAACACCAtcactgagaaagagaaggacacTTACATAGAGGAAGACATTCCGAAACAGACCAAAATGTAG